The genomic region TCGCGGAACGGCAGTGCCGAGATGCCGGTGCCCATGCCGACGTCGAGGATGTCGATGCCTGCACCATCGCGCCCGATCGCGTCGAGCACGTGCTCGACGAGCTGCTCGGGATAGCGGGGCCGACCGCGATCGTAGGCGGCGGCATCCGTGCCGAACGACTCCGCGATCTCGCGGCGGCGGTGGGATGACTCGGCGAAGTCGCGTCCGTCGGCGGAGTTCTGCGGCGCCCCGTCTTCCGATAAAGTGACCATGCGCCCACTCTAAGTGGGCACGCGGTCACTCTCAAGGACCGCTCCGCACGGCCGAACGACGAAGGGGGACGGCGTGCCGACCGGTGTCGCCCTGCAGGATCCCCGTGAGCAGCTCTTCGCCGCAGCCGATCGGGTGATGCTGCGCGACGGGCCCGGCGCGTTGACCAGTCGTGCCGTGACCGAGGAGCTCGGTGTCGCCAAGGGCGTGCTGCATCGGCACTTCGTCGACTTCGACGATTTTCTCGTCGAGCTGGTCGGTGCACATCTTCGTGGACTGTCTGTGATCGCCCACGAGCTGGAGCGCCGCGTCGGCACCCTGACCGTGGTGGCGAACACCCGGTTCGCCCTGACGGGCGCCTTCGATGCGCTCGGGCTGGCCGTCGTGAGTCTCGTGATCGGCAGGGACGAGGTGCGCCGGCGGCTTCGCGGCACGGCCGCCGGCGGCATTCCCTATCTCGCAGAGATCGTCGAGCTGCTCGCCGACTATCTGGAAGTCGAGAAGAGACAGGGTCGCCTCGCCGCGACCGCCGACCCGCGCACCATCGCGGTGACGCTCACGGGTACGTCGCACCTGCTGTTCGCCGGTGAGCTGGGCGGTCTGCCCGACGAATCCGCCGTCGACGAGGTGGTGGAGTCCGTCTTGGTCGGGGCATTGCCGGGCGTCGGCCACTGACCGCGAAGGCCGTGCCCCGCAGCTCCATCGTCTTCTCATCGCCGTCGGGCCGCGGCACGGGGCTCCCGTAGACTTGGTGCTCGTGCCAGAACCCATCGAGATCACCGAATCCGCGGTGCGGCAGGCGGTCGAGGCGGCCCTGGCCGCCGTGGATGCCGCCGCCGACGTCGCGGAACTCAAGGCGGCGCGCACGGCGCATGCCGCGGAGCACTCGCAGCTCGCCCGCCTGAACGCCGCGCTGCGCGACGTTCCCGCCGACCAGAAGGCCGCGTTCGGCAAGCTGGTCGGGCAGGCCAGGGGAGAGGTCAACCGGGCGTTCGCCGCGAAAGAGACCGTCCTCGCCGAGGCGGAGAACGCTCGTCGGCTGGCGGAGGAAGCCGTGGACGTCACCGAGGTGGCGCTGCCGGGGCGGGTCGGGGCGAGGCATCCTCTCTCTCTGCTGCAGGAGCGCATCGCCGACATCTTCGTCGGCATGGGCTGGGAGGTCGCGGAGGGCCCGGAGCTCGAGAGCGAGTGGTTCAACTTCGACGCGTTGAACTTCGACGCCGACCACCCGGCGCGCGCGCTGCAGGACACGTTCTTCGTGGAGCCGCCCGAGGCGCACCTCGTGCTGCGCACGCACACCTCGCCCGTGCAGGTGCGCGCGCTGCTGTCGCGCGAGCTGCCGGTGTACGTCGTGGCGCCCGGCCGCGTGTACCGCACCGATGAGCTCGACTCGACGCACACCCCGGTGTTCAGCCAGGTCGAGGGCATCGCCGTCGACAAGGGGCTCACCATGGCGCACCTGCGCGGCACGCTCGAGCACTTCGCGCGCGCCATGTTCGGCGAGGAGGCGAAGATCCGCCTGCGTCCCAACTACTTCCCGTTCACGGAGCCGAGCGCCGAGATGGATGTCTGGCACCCCGGCGCCAAGGGCGGCCCGCAGTGGATCGAGTGGGGCGGCTGCGGCATGGTGAACCGCAACGTGCTGCGCTCTGCAGGCATCGATCCGGATGTCTACACGGGCTTCGCCTTCGGCATGGGCATCGAGCGCACGCTGCAGTTCCGCAACGGGCTCAACGACATGCGCGACATGGTCGAGGGCGACGTTCGCTTCTCCCAGCAGTTCGGAATGGTGGTTTAAGGGCATGCGCATCCCGCTTTCGTGGCTCGCCGAGTACGTCGACGTCGCCCCCGGCTCCACGCCGGAAGACGTGCACGCCGCGCTCGTCAAGGTCGGACTCGAAGAGGAGGCGATCCACCGCTTCGAGATCTCCGGACCCGTCGTCGTCGGTCAGGTGCTCGACTTCGTCGAGGAGCCGCAGACCAATGGCAAGACCATCCGCTGGTGCCAGGTGCGCGTCGCGCCCGAGGGCGAGACGGCCGCCGATGGCGGCGAGTCTGTGCACGGCATCGTCTGCGGTGCCCATAACTTCTTCCCCGGCGACAAAGTCGTGGTGACGCTGCCGGGGTCCGTGCTGCCTGGACCGTTCCCGATCGCCGCGCGCAAGACGTACGGCCACGTCTCCGACGGCATGATCGCCTCGGCACGGGAGCTCGGTCTCGGCGACGAGCACAACGGCATCCTGCGCCTCGCAGAGCTCGGCATCGACGCACCCGTCGGCGCGGATGCCATCGGCCTGCTCGGTCTCGACGACGCGTCGGTCGAGGTGAACGTCACCCCCGATCGCGGCTACGCGCTGTCGATCCGCGGCGTCGCGCGCGAGTACGCGCACTCCACGGGTGCGGCATTCCGCGACCCGGCCGCCGCGGTTCAGCCCGCCGACGGCGAGGGGTTCACGGTCGTCGTCGACGACCGTGCGCCGATCCGCGGGCAGATCGGCGCGAGCGTGTTCGTCACGCGCGTGGTGCGCGGCGTCGACCCGAGCGCGCCGACGCCGGCCTGGATGATCGCGCGGCTCGTGCTGGCGGGCATCCGCTCGATCTCGCTCATCGTCGACGTGACCAACTACGTGATGGTCGAGCTCGGCCAGCCGACACACGCCTATGACCTGGACAAACTCACCGGCGGCATCACGGTGCGCAGGGCAGAACCCGGCGAGACGATCGAGACGCTCGACGCTCAGGTGCGAAAGCTCGATCCCGAAGACCTCCTGATCACCGACGGGGCGGGGCCGATCGGCCTCGCCGGCGTGATGGGCGGCGCCACCACCGAGGTGAGCGACACCACGACCGACGTGCTGATCGAGGCCGCGAACTTCGACCCGGTGTCGATCGCGCGCTCCGCGAGGCGGCACAAGCTGCCCAGCGAGGCATCCCGTCGTTTCGAGCGCGGCGTCGACCCCGATGTCGCCCGCGCCGCGGCGGCCCGTGTCGTGCAGCTCCTCGAGCAGCTCGGCGGCGGCCACGCCGACGGCCTCGGCTCCACCCTGCACACACCGCCGACCGCGCAGGCGATCCTGCTGCCGCACGGCTACGTGAGCACGCTCGTCGGCGTCGAGTTCACCGACGACGAGGTGCGCTCCACGCTCGCCGAGATCGGCGGCATCGTCGAGCAGCAGACCGACGGCGGGCTGCTCGTGACCCCGCCGAGCTGGCGCCCCGACCTCGGCGACAAGGCCGACCTGGCCGAAGAGGTGGCCCGCATCGTCGGCTACGAGCGCATTCCGTCCGTGCTGCCCGTCGCGCCTCCGGGCCGCGGCCTCACACGCTCGCAGCAGCTGCGCCGCCAGGCGGCGACCGCGCTCGCCGCAAGCGGCCTCACCGAGGTGCTCGTCTACCCGTTCGTGACGGCCGAGCAGAACAACACGTTCGGTTCGGCCGTCGACGGCGAGGTTCCCGCTGTGAGACTGGCGAACGCGCTGGATGCCTCGGTGCCCTTCATGCGCACCTCCCTCCTTCCTGGGCTGGTCGACACCGCCAAGCGCAATCTCTCCAGGGGGCTCACCGATCTCGCGCTGTTCGAGATCGGGCTCGTGTTCCGCCCTGACGGCGCTGTGAGCGGAAGCGCCGAGCTGCCTGCTGGTGCCGCGTTGCCGGCACCGGAGGTCATCGCGGAGCTCGAGGCGGGCATCCCTGCGCAGCCGCGCCGGGCAGGCGCGATCTTCACGGGGGACTCCACCACCAAGCAGCCGGGACAGGCCGCGGTGGCGGCGGGGATCGCTGATGCGCTCGTGGCCCTGCGCACGCTCACCACGGCGCTCGGCGTCGAGGTGGCCGTTCGGCAGGGCACGCACAAGGCGCTGCACCCGGGTCGCACCGCCGAGATCGTGCTCGACGGCGAGGTCATCGGCTACGCAGGCGAACTGCTGCCGGCGCTCGCCGAGTCCTCCGACCTGCCTCGCGTGGTCGGCGTGCTCGAGGTCGACCTCGACAGGCTGATCGAGGCCGCGGGCGGCGACGCTCGGGTCTCCGCCATCTCGACGTTCCCTGCGGCGACGCAGGACCTCTCGCTCGTGGTGGACGCCGCGGTGCCGGCCGGCGACGTTCTCGCGGCTGTCGTCGAGGGCGCCGGCGAGCTGCTCGAAGCCGCGCACATCGTCGACGACTACCGCGGTCAGGGCGTGTCGGAGGGCACCAAGAGCCTCACGTTCGCTCTGCGCTTCCGCGGCGACGACCGCACGCTCACGGCGGCAGAGGCCAGCGAGGCGAAGCTCGCAGGCGCCGCCCTCGCGGGCGAGCGCTTCGGCGCCCACGCGCGCGAGTGAGCGTTCCCACTCCCTGAGCGAGTGCCGCGAGTCCCGCTCCCTGAGCGAGTGCCGCGAGTCGAAGGGCTGGGGCATCCATCGAACGATGGATGCCCCGATCCATCCCTCGCCCCATGGCACGCCGCGCCCCGGCGCGGGAGTCTTGCCGTATGGCGAGCACATCATCACCCGTGGTCAGCGTGCGCGGGTTGCACAAGCGCTACGGCGACGTCACCGCGATCGACGACATCGACTTCGACATCGAGACGGGGGAGACCTTCGCCCTGCTCGGACCGAACGGCGCAGGCAAATCGACGACCATCGAGATTCTCGAGGGCTACCGCGACCGCACCTCGGGCGAGGTGAGCGTGCTCGGCGTCGACCCGCATCGGGCGACGCTCGCCTGGAAGGCGCAGCTCGGCATCGTGCTGCAGTCCGCGGGCGAGCCGGCCGTCATGACGGTCGCCGAGCAGCTGAGACACTTCGCGGGGTTCTACCCGCACCCGCGTGACGTCGACCAGACGATCGCCGCGGTGGGGCTCACGGGCAAGGCGAACACGCGCATCGCCAAGCTGTCCGGCGGGCAGCGCAGGCGCGCGGATGTCGCACTCGGCATCATCGGCAACCCGCGCCTGCTCTTCCTCGACGAGCCGACAACGGGCTTCGACCCCGAGGCACGTCGCGAGTTCTGGGGCCTCATCCGGGAGCTGAAACGCGAGGGAACGAGCATCCTGCTCACCACCCACTATCTCGACGAGGCGGCACAGCTCGGCGACCGCGCCGGCGTGATCGCCGGAGGCCGCATGATCGACATCGCACCCATCGACGAGCTCGGCGGAGCGGATGCCCGCATCCCGCTCGTGCGCTGGCGCGACGCAGCGCAGGTGCGCGAGCTCCGTACCACCGAGCCGGGTCGCACCGTGGCGGAGCTCGTCGCGCGGCTCGGCGCGGAGCCCGACGACCTCGAGGTCGTCAGGCCGAGCCTCGAGGACATCTACCTCAGGCTCGTGGGAGATGCGCATGTCGGATCGGCGGCGGACGACGACGAGGAGGTGGCGGCATGAGCACGCTCGCGCTCGGGGCCGCTCGCACGCGATACGAGGTCGTGGCGTACTTCCGGTCGCTCGACACCGTGTTCTTCACCTTCTTGTTCCCGCTGGTGATGCTGGGCATCTTCACGGCGGCATTCAGCGCATCCGGCGACATCGTGGCGAAGCCGGGCGAGCCGGGCATCAGTGTCGGCGCCTACTATCTGCCAGGCATGCTGGCGGCGGGCGTCCTGCTCTCCGGCGTGCAGAACCTCGCCGTCGACATCGCGCGGGAGAAGTCAGACGGCACGCTCAAGCGGTTGGGCGGCACGCCGCTGTCGCCCATCTCCTACTTCGCGGGCAAGATCGGGCAGGTCTTCGTGACCGCCGTCATCCAGGCCGTGCTGCTGCTGGCCGTCGCGAGGCTGCTCTTCGGCATCGCGCTGCCGACCGACGGCAGCAAGTGGCTGACGTTCGCGTGGATCTTCGTGCTCGGCATCGTCACCTCCGCCGTGCTCGGCATCGCCCTCTCCGCGCTGCCGCGATCGGGGCGGTCCGCGAGCGCCGTCGTGGTGCCGATCGTGCTCATCCTGCAGTTCATCTCGGGCGTCTACCTGAACTTCAGCCAGCTCCCCGGCTGGATGCAGACCATCGCGGGACTCTTTCCGCTGAAATGGATCGCGCAGGGCATGCGCAGCGTGTTCCTGCCCGACGATTTCGTCGCGCTCGAGCCGAACGACAGCTGGCAGCTCGGCGGCATCGCCGTGGCGCTCGTGGTCTGGCTCGTCGTCGGACTCGTGATCAGCAGGATCACCTTTCGTTGGATCCACAAAGACCGATGACGCGAGGCGCGACGGGCCGACACGGGTCGCCGCGCGCGCGGTGCGATGCGAGAGTGGACCCGTGAACATGCAGAAGCGGCTCTGGTGGGATGCCGCGGTCGCGGTCTCCGTGCTCGCCTGCGCGTTCCTGGTCTGGCTCGACACGGCATTCGACCACGCGATGCCGAAGAACGCTCTCGGTGCGCTGCTGGCGCTGGCCGCGTTCGCCGTCGCGTATGGAGTGTTCGGCAGGTGGCTGATCGGCCGTCCGCATCCGGTGGCGTCGCAGGTCTACCTCGGCGTCGTGGTCGTGATCACGGCGGTCGGCTGCGCGGCCGATCCGAACATCGCCGTGCTCCAGGCGATCGCCTACCCGCTGATCGGCTGCTTCGCCCCCGTCGGATTCTTCGGCATGCTCGCCTGGGATGTGCTGCTCGCTCTCGGCGTCTTCGTCGGCCTCGCCGCCGGTCCGGCGGGCGCCACGGCCGCGGCGATCACTGCGGTGCTGTCGTTCCTGTTCGCGGTCGCGATCGGGCTCTGGATCCTGCGCATCACCCATTGGGGACTGGAGCGGGCGAGACTGCTGTCCGAGGTGCAGAAGGCACAGCAGCAGGCGGCGGTGTCGGCGCGGGATGCCGGCGCCGCCCGCGAACGCGAACGTCTCGCCCGTGACATGCACGACACGGTGGCGCAGTCACTGACCGGCCTGGTCATGCTGGCGGAACGGGCCCAGCGACAGGCATCCGCTCCGACGGGTGCAGGTGAGCTGCCCGACACGTTGGCGACGATTGAGGATGCCGCCCGCGAGACCCTGCGCGAGATCCGCTCCCTGGTGGCCGAGACCACAACCCCGTCGGTGGACGACGGACTCGCGGAGGCCGCCCGGCGGGTGGTGCAGCGCTTCGCCCGCGAGACCGGAATCGCCGCGAGCATCGAGTTCGACGCCGTCGTGCCGCAGCGCGAGCACGAGGTGGTGCTCCTGCGCTGCCTGCAAGAAGGGCTCGCCAACGTGCGCAAGCACGCACGGGCCGCGACGGCGGCGGCCACACTTCGATCGGTCGGCGACACGGTCGTGCTCGAGGTCGTCGACGACGGTGTCGGCGTCGCAGGCGTCGTCGACGACGAGGAGGGCTTCGGACTCGCCGGCATGCGGGAGCGTGTGCGCATGTTCGGCGGCACCGTCGCGCTGCGCCCGGCTCCGGGCGGCGGCGCCCGTCTCACCGTCTCCGTGCCGAGCGGATCGGGCGCGGCGGCGGTCGATCCGTCCGTGGCCGACATCGTCGAGCACGCTGTCGACGACGAGGCATCGGTGCGCACCGCGCACGAGGGAGGCGCAGCGTGATCCGGGTCATCATCGCCGACGATCATCCGCTCGTGCGCCGCGGCATCCGCGCGATGCTCGACGACGAGACCGACCTCGACGTGGTCGCCGAGGCGGAGAACGGGGCAGAGGCTGTCGAACGGGCGGCGACAGTGGGCGCCGACGTCGTGCTCATGGACCTGAGGATGCCCGTGCTCGGCGGCGCCGGCGCCACCGCCCGCCTCCTCGCCGACGCCCGAGCGCGGGGCGACGTCGTCAGGGTTCTCGTGCTCACCACCTTCGAGTCCGACGCCGACGTGCTGCAGGCGATCGAGGCCGGCGCGAGCGGATACCTGCTGAAGGCCGCACCGCACGACGAGGTCGTGGCCGCCGTGCGCGCCGTGGCGCGCGGCCGTACGGTGCTCGCGCCGGGGATCGCGGAGGCGCTGGTGCGCGGCACCCGGAATGCGGCGATCGAAGGCGTGCGGCTCTCGGACCGCGAGGCTCAGGTGCTGGCTCTGGTGGCCGAGGGATCGAGCAACGTGCAGATCGCCGCCCGGCTCTTCATCGCGGAGTCCACGGTGAAGACCCACCTGGTTCACGTGTTCGAGAAGCTCGGGGTCGACGACCGCACGAGGGCGGTGACGAGGGCGCAGGAGCTCGGCCTGCTCGATTCGCGCCCACCCCGACCCGCCCGCTAAGCTGGCCGACATGTCTTGCACCCGGCGCACCGTCACCGCACAGGTCTTCTCGACCCGTGCCGTGCGCCGACGTCTGTGCCGATCGGTTCTGCGCCGATCTGTTCCGAACGCTCGCCGAAGCTAGGCGACGCGTACAGACCCGCGCGATGGTGCGGTTCACTGTGGGCGTCGCCGTGCCGACACCGTCCGCTCACTCCTCTTAAGGTAAAGACATGTCCTATTCGGTCGCCGTCGCAGGCGCCTCGGGCTACGCGGGGGGAGAGATCCTCCGCATTCTGGCCGACCACCCCGATTTCGAGATCCGCACGGTCACCGCCGGTTCCAACGCCGGCACGCCGTTGATCGATCACCAGCCGCACCTGCGTTCGCTCGCGCACCTCACGCTGCAGGAGACGGATGCCACGACCCTTGCCGGTCACGACGTCGTCTTCCTGGCGCTGCCGCACGGAGCGTCAGGTGCCATCAGCTCCCAGCTCGGCGACGACGTGCTCGTCGTCGACTGCGGCGCCGATCACCGACTCACCTCCGAGGCCGACTGGAACGCGTTCTACGCCGGCGACTACGCCGGCGCCTGGACGTACGGCGTGCCCGAGCTGCCCACCACGGACGGCAAGCAGCGGGATGCCCTCGCCGGCGCCACCCGCATCGCCGCACCCGGCTGCAACGCGAGCTCCGTCTCCCTCGCCATCGCCCCAGGCGTGGCGGCCGGCCTCATCGACGACAGGGACATCGTCGCGGTGCTGGCCGTCGGACCGAGCGGAGCGGGCAAGAGCCTCAAGACCACCTACCTGGCCTCCGAACTGCTGGGCAACGCCGTGCCATACGGCGTCGGCGGCACGCACAGGCACATTCCCGAGATCCTGCAGAACCTGCGGGCCGCCGGGGCGCCGAACCCGGCCATCTCGTTCACGCCGATGCTCGTGCCGATGGCGCGGGGCATCCTCGCCACCGTCAGCGCACCGTTGAAGCCCGGTGTCTCGGTCGACGAGGTGCGCGCGGCATGGAACGACGCCTACGCGGGGGAGCGGTTCGTGCAGGTGCTGCCCGCCGGCAAGTTCCCGCGCACCTCCGACGTGCTGGGTGCGAACACCGCTCTCATCGGCGTGGCGGTCGACGCCGCGGCGAATCGCGTGGTCTCGATCGTCGCCGTCGACAACCTCGTCAAGGGCACCGCGGGTGCCGCCATCCAGTGCGCGAACATCGCGCTCGGTCTGCCGGAGCATACCGGCCTCAGCGTGAACGGAGTCGCACCGTGAGCATCACGGCACCAGCAGGATTCGCCGCATCGGGCGTCGCGGCAGGACTCAAGGCATCGGGTGCCCGCGACCTGGCCGTCGTGCACAATCTCGGCCCGTTGCAGAACGCCGCCGCCGTGTTCACCTCCAACCGCTGCCAGGCCAACCCGGTCATCTGGAGCAAGCAGGTCGCGAGCGACGGCATCGTCTCCGCCGTGGTCCTCAACTCCGGCGGCGCCAACTGCTACACGGGCACCGAAGGATTCCAGACCTCGCACGCCACCGCAGAGGCCGCGGCGGAGCAGCTCGGCGTCTCCGCCGGCGACGTCGTCATCTGCTCGACCGGACTCATCGGCGAACAGCTCGACCGCGCCGCGCTGATCTCCGGGGTGGAGCAGGCCTCAGCGGCCCTCTCCGAGGACGAGGCGGGCGGCCTCGCCGCCGCCGAGGCGATCATGACCACCGACACGCACCCCAAGCAGGCGGTCGTCGTCGGCGACGGCTGTTCGATCGGCGGCATGGCCAAGGGTGCGGGGATGCTCGCCCCCGGCCTCGCCACCATGCTCGTCGTCATCACGACGGACGCCGCGCTCGATTCCGCCGCGCTCGACCGGGCGCTCCGTGCCGCCACCCGCGTCACGTTCGACCGGCTCGACTCCGACGGCTGCATGTCGACGAACGACACCGTCGTGCTGCTCGCCTCGGGCGCGTCCGGCGTCACCCCTGGCGAGGACGAGTTCGCGCTCGCGCTCACCGACGTCTGCCGCGATCTCGCGTTGCAGCTGCAGGGCGACGCGGAGGGGGCATCCCACGACATCGCCATCGAGGTCGTGCATGCGGCGACCGAAGACGACGCCGTGAATGTCGCGCGCGCCGTCTCCCGCAGCAATCTCTTCAAGGCCGCCATCTTCGGCAACGATCCCAACTGGGGCAGGGTGCTCGCCGCGGTGGGCACGACCGACGCCGAGTTCGACCCCTACGGCATCGACGTGGCGATCAACGGCGTGCAGGTGTGCACGGCGGGGGAGCCCGACCAGCCGCGCGACCTCGTCGATCTCGCGCCTCGCGCGACGTCGATCCTCATCGACCTGCACGCGGGCGATCACGCGGCGACCATCCTCACGAACGATCTCACGCACGATTACGTGCACGAGAACAGCGCGTACGCGAGCTGACGGGGGACGCGCATGACCGACCCCGCCGACACCGAGCCGCAACCGCTCCCGTTGATCGAGCACCACAGCACGAAGGCTGCCGTGCTGATCGAGGCGCTGCCCTGGCTGAAGAAGTTCCACGGCCAGACCATCGTCATCAAGTTCGGCGGCAACGCCATGGTCGACGAGGAGCTCGTGCGGGCCTTCGCCGACGACATCGCCTTCCTGCGCTACGCGGGCATCCGTCCTGTCGTCGTGCACGGCGGCGGCCCGCAGATCTCCGCCATGCTCGACCGGCTCGGCATCGTCAGCGAGTTCCGCGGCGGGTACCGGGTGACGACCCCAGAGGCCATGGAAGTCGTGCGCATGGTGCTCACGGGCCAGATCAGCCGTGACATCGT from Humibacter ginsenosidimutans harbors:
- a CDS encoding TetR/AcrR family transcriptional regulator; translated protein: MPTGVALQDPREQLFAAADRVMLRDGPGALTSRAVTEELGVAKGVLHRHFVDFDDFLVELVGAHLRGLSVIAHELERRVGTLTVVANTRFALTGAFDALGLAVVSLVIGRDEVRRRLRGTAAGGIPYLAEIVELLADYLEVEKRQGRLAATADPRTIAVTLTGTSHLLFAGELGGLPDESAVDEVVESVLVGALPGVGH
- the argC gene encoding N-acetyl-gamma-glutamyl-phosphate reductase encodes the protein MSYSVAVAGASGYAGGEILRILADHPDFEIRTVTAGSNAGTPLIDHQPHLRSLAHLTLQETDATTLAGHDVVFLALPHGASGAISSQLGDDVLVVDCGADHRLTSEADWNAFYAGDYAGAWTYGVPELPTTDGKQRDALAGATRIAAPGCNASSVSLAIAPGVAAGLIDDRDIVAVLAVGPSGAGKSLKTTYLASELLGNAVPYGVGGTHRHIPEILQNLRAAGAPNPAISFTPMLVPMARGILATVSAPLKPGVSVDEVRAAWNDAYAGERFVQVLPAGKFPRTSDVLGANTALIGVAVDAAANRVVSIVAVDNLVKGTAGAAIQCANIALGLPEHTGLSVNGVAP
- a CDS encoding ABC transporter permease, producing MSTLALGAARTRYEVVAYFRSLDTVFFTFLFPLVMLGIFTAAFSASGDIVAKPGEPGISVGAYYLPGMLAAGVLLSGVQNLAVDIAREKSDGTLKRLGGTPLSPISYFAGKIGQVFVTAVIQAVLLLAVARLLFGIALPTDGSKWLTFAWIFVLGIVTSAVLGIALSALPRSGRSASAVVVPIVLILQFISGVYLNFSQLPGWMQTIAGLFPLKWIAQGMRSVFLPDDFVALEPNDSWQLGGIAVALVVWLVVGLVISRITFRWIHKDR
- the pheS gene encoding phenylalanine--tRNA ligase subunit alpha: MPEPIEITESAVRQAVEAALAAVDAAADVAELKAARTAHAAEHSQLARLNAALRDVPADQKAAFGKLVGQARGEVNRAFAAKETVLAEAENARRLAEEAVDVTEVALPGRVGARHPLSLLQERIADIFVGMGWEVAEGPELESEWFNFDALNFDADHPARALQDTFFVEPPEAHLVLRTHTSPVQVRALLSRELPVYVVAPGRVYRTDELDSTHTPVFSQVEGIAVDKGLTMAHLRGTLEHFARAMFGEEAKIRLRPNYFPFTEPSAEMDVWHPGAKGGPQWIEWGGCGMVNRNVLRSAGIDPDVYTGFAFGMGIERTLQFRNGLNDMRDMVEGDVRFSQQFGMVV
- the argJ gene encoding bifunctional glutamate N-acetyltransferase/amino-acid acetyltransferase ArgJ — encoded protein: MSITAPAGFAASGVAAGLKASGARDLAVVHNLGPLQNAAAVFTSNRCQANPVIWSKQVASDGIVSAVVLNSGGANCYTGTEGFQTSHATAEAAAEQLGVSAGDVVICSTGLIGEQLDRAALISGVEQASAALSEDEAGGLAAAEAIMTTDTHPKQAVVVGDGCSIGGMAKGAGMLAPGLATMLVVITTDAALDSAALDRALRAATRVTFDRLDSDGCMSTNDTVVLLASGASGVTPGEDEFALALTDVCRDLALQLQGDAEGASHDIAIEVVHAATEDDAVNVARAVSRSNLFKAAIFGNDPNWGRVLAAVGTTDAEFDPYGIDVAINGVQVCTAGEPDQPRDLVDLAPRATSILIDLHAGDHAATILTNDLTHDYVHENSAYAS
- a CDS encoding ABC transporter ATP-binding protein, with amino-acid sequence MASTSSPVVSVRGLHKRYGDVTAIDDIDFDIETGETFALLGPNGAGKSTTIEILEGYRDRTSGEVSVLGVDPHRATLAWKAQLGIVLQSAGEPAVMTVAEQLRHFAGFYPHPRDVDQTIAAVGLTGKANTRIAKLSGGQRRRADVALGIIGNPRLLFLDEPTTGFDPEARREFWGLIRELKREGTSILLTTHYLDEAAQLGDRAGVIAGGRMIDIAPIDELGGADARIPLVRWRDAAQVRELRTTEPGRTVAELVARLGAEPDDLEVVRPSLEDIYLRLVGDAHVGSAADDDEEVAA
- a CDS encoding response regulator transcription factor, which encodes MIRVIIADDHPLVRRGIRAMLDDETDLDVVAEAENGAEAVERAATVGADVVLMDLRMPVLGGAGATARLLADARARGDVVRVLVLTTFESDADVLQAIEAGASGYLLKAAPHDEVVAAVRAVARGRTVLAPGIAEALVRGTRNAAIEGVRLSDREAQVLALVAEGSSNVQIAARLFIAESTVKTHLVHVFEKLGVDDRTRAVTRAQELGLLDSRPPRPAR
- the pheT gene encoding phenylalanine--tRNA ligase subunit beta, translating into MRIPLSWLAEYVDVAPGSTPEDVHAALVKVGLEEEAIHRFEISGPVVVGQVLDFVEEPQTNGKTIRWCQVRVAPEGETAADGGESVHGIVCGAHNFFPGDKVVVTLPGSVLPGPFPIAARKTYGHVSDGMIASARELGLGDEHNGILRLAELGIDAPVGADAIGLLGLDDASVEVNVTPDRGYALSIRGVAREYAHSTGAAFRDPAAAVQPADGEGFTVVVDDRAPIRGQIGASVFVTRVVRGVDPSAPTPAWMIARLVLAGIRSISLIVDVTNYVMVELGQPTHAYDLDKLTGGITVRRAEPGETIETLDAQVRKLDPEDLLITDGAGPIGLAGVMGGATTEVSDTTTDVLIEAANFDPVSIARSARRHKLPSEASRRFERGVDPDVARAAAARVVQLLEQLGGGHADGLGSTLHTPPTAQAILLPHGYVSTLVGVEFTDDEVRSTLAEIGGIVEQQTDGGLLVTPPSWRPDLGDKADLAEEVARIVGYERIPSVLPVAPPGRGLTRSQQLRRQAATALAASGLTEVLVYPFVTAEQNNTFGSAVDGEVPAVRLANALDASVPFMRTSLLPGLVDTAKRNLSRGLTDLALFEIGLVFRPDGAVSGSAELPAGAALPAPEVIAELEAGIPAQPRRAGAIFTGDSTTKQPGQAAVAAGIADALVALRTLTTALGVEVAVRQGTHKALHPGRTAEIVLDGEVIGYAGELLPALAESSDLPRVVGVLEVDLDRLIEAAGGDARVSAISTFPAATQDLSLVVDAAVPAGDVLAAVVEGAGELLEAAHIVDDYRGQGVSEGTKSLTFALRFRGDDRTLTAAEASEAKLAGAALAGERFGAHARE
- a CDS encoding sensor histidine kinase yields the protein MQKRLWWDAAVAVSVLACAFLVWLDTAFDHAMPKNALGALLALAAFAVAYGVFGRWLIGRPHPVASQVYLGVVVVITAVGCAADPNIAVLQAIAYPLIGCFAPVGFFGMLAWDVLLALGVFVGLAAGPAGATAAAITAVLSFLFAVAIGLWILRITHWGLERARLLSEVQKAQQQAAVSARDAGAARERERLARDMHDTVAQSLTGLVMLAERAQRQASAPTGAGELPDTLATIEDAARETLREIRSLVAETTTPSVDDGLAEAARRVVQRFARETGIAASIEFDAVVPQREHEVVLLRCLQEGLANVRKHARAATAAATLRSVGDTVVLEVVDDGVGVAGVVDDEEGFGLAGMRERVRMFGGTVALRPAPGGGARLTVSVPSGSGAAAVDPSVADIVEHAVDDEASVRTAHEGGAA